TTTTCGGGTATTGAAAAAGAAGGAACCCGCATGTTTGATTCAGGATATAATGGATGAGAGCAGGGATCCTTGCCGGACTTTGATGTAAAGGGGGGAAGAACATGAAGGTGGTAAAAATCTTAATCCATGCGAGTACATGGTTTGCTCCTGTGCTCGTGCCGTTGCTTGTTTGGCTTCTGGCAAAAGAGGACGATCTAAAGAGGCTTTCCTTGCAAGCCCTTGTTTTTCATTTTGTGATCTGGTTGTTGGTATCCATCTCCTATGTTTTTTCCTTTATCCTGATCGGATTGCCGTTCCTGATTATTTTTGCCCTCATCGGATTGATCGCCCCGATTATCGGGATTATAAGGGCACTCCAAGAGCGTCGGTTCGATTACCCCATTATCGGATCATTCATTAAGTAAACGTCTGTTGATTCCTGAATCAAACCTGAATCAAAAAAGAATCTAAGTAACGAGTTTTAAAAAAGCCACCGATTCGGTGGGCTTTTTTTATGTTACGGATGGTTCACGAAAGCAAACGATAAATAATGGATAAAATGATTGTAAAAAA
Above is a window of Desmospora profundinema DNA encoding:
- a CDS encoding DUF4870 domain-containing protein, translating into MKVVKILIHASTWFAPVLVPLLVWLLAKEDDLKRLSLQALVFHFVIWLLVSISYVFSFILIGLPFLIIFALIGLIAPIIGIIRALQERRFDYPIIGSFIK